From a single Phormidium ambiguum IAM M-71 genomic region:
- a CDS encoding carboxymuconolactone decarboxylase family protein, with product MMTTPYKNAVLDDKELQANLSQINPKFGDFVTRVAGEAWGLPLIDQKTKALITVAVDVVIQDQVGPGSPFGAHVNMAMKQGATRAEIEELLLFMCVYAGFNKVAGCFGALNEILGSQS from the coding sequence ATGATGACAACACCTTACAAAAATGCCGTATTGGACGATAAGGAACTACAAGCAAACTTGAGTCAAATTAATCCTAAATTTGGCGATTTTGTAACTCGTGTAGCCGGAGAAGCTTGGGGTTTACCATTAATCGATCAAAAAACAAAAGCTTTAATTACGGTTGCTGTTGATGTGGTAATTCAAGACCAAGTAGGGCCAGGTAGTCCTTTTGGCGCGCACGTAAATATGGCGATGAAGCAAGGAGCAACTCGGGCTGAAATTGAAGAATTACTGTTATTTATGTGTGTCTATGCTGGATTCAACAAAGTAGCGGGTTGTTTTGGTGCATTGAATGAAATTTTAGGTTCACAGTCTTAA